Proteins encoded within one genomic window of bacterium:
- a CDS encoding acyl carrier protein, whose product MLTVKHIEETLIQEIATILDVDSSTISSNAPLHTLGVDSFSFVELLVFIEKTFNLKLMESGLTRENSQTIHLLASYISRMS is encoded by the coding sequence ATGTTGACTGTAAAACATATCGAGGAAACACTGATCCAAGAGATTGCTACAATATTAGATGTAGACTCTTCAACAATTTCTTCAAATGCTCCTCTTCACACACTAGGAGTTGATTCATTTAGCTTTGTGGAGCTTCTGGTGTTTATTGAAAAAACATTTAATCTAAAGTTAATGGAATCAGGACTAACACGAGAAAACTCTCAAACCATCCACTTGCTGGCGTCATATATCAGCAGAATGAGTTAG
- a CDS encoding beta-ketoacyl synthase N-terminal-like domain-containing protein: protein MNIFGIGVVFSGGRGINRYDDALRHGWIKPEDSGYHVKEESITDKRILGGIRRADRFSKMAVLAASDAVVDSGINFNKKKSSLGIIVSTAFGPHVTTFRFLDDMLEYGDRNASPTIFSHSVHNAAASYITSVLDSRGPTITLTQFAFSFHQALILARAWLYEKRCEYVLVGSVDECGTVMEYICRQKLRIAGDGRIKPFNFSKTPVAVPGEGSVFFLMTLEKSHKKYCEITAISLNDKEVEKNRPDMFILDADGIAGDEKEYQKAAESGVCISGYSPIFGSMMTGTSFNCAAAALMLKKQLHYACLVSHNPYNINLCTKTEPAQIRRISCIRYNCGGEKAVIKLTV from the coding sequence ATGAATATTTTTGGAATAGGTGTTGTTTTTAGCGGGGGACGGGGAATTAACCGCTATGATGACGCATTGAGGCATGGATGGATAAAGCCTGAAGATTCTGGTTATCATGTGAAGGAAGAATCAATCACAGACAAAAGAATTTTGGGCGGGATACGTCGTGCGGATAGATTCAGTAAAATGGCAGTATTAGCAGCCAGTGACGCTGTAGTGGATAGTGGCATTAATTTTAATAAAAAGAAATCTTCTCTTGGTATTATTGTCTCAACAGCATTTGGTCCGCATGTAACAACATTCCGCTTTCTGGATGATATGCTTGAATATGGTGATAGGAATGCTTCTCCAACCATATTTTCTCATTCTGTCCATAATGCAGCAGCGTCTTATATTACATCTGTGTTAGATAGCCGTGGCCCAACCATTACACTTACTCAGTTTGCATTTTCGTTTCACCAGGCTCTTATCCTTGCGCGAGCCTGGCTTTATGAGAAACGGTGTGAATATGTTCTTGTTGGAAGCGTTGATGAATGCGGCACAGTTATGGAATACATCTGCAGGCAAAAGTTGCGAATTGCTGGAGATGGCAGAATCAAACCATTTAATTTTTCAAAAACGCCTGTAGCAGTACCAGGAGAGGGAAGTGTATTCTTTCTGATGACACTGGAGAAATCTCATAAGAAATATTGTGAAATAACAGCCATCTCTTTAAATGATAAAGAGGTTGAAAAAAATAGACCGGATATGTTCATTCTTGATGCCGACGGTATTGCAGGAGACGAGAAAGAATATCAAAAGGCTGCAGAATCAGGTGTTTGCATCTCAGGGTATTCGCCAATATTCGGCAGTATGATGACTGGAACAAGTTTTAATTGTGCTGCTGCTGCTCTCATGTTAAAAAAGCAGCTACACTACGCATGCCTAGTTAGCCATAATCCCTACAATATAAATCTATGCACAAAGACTGAACCTGCTCAAATACGGAGAATCAGTTGTATTAGGTATAATTGTGGAGGAGAAAAAGCTGTTATTAAATTGACTGTGTAA
- a CDS encoding beta-ketoacyl-[acyl-carrier-protein] synthase family protein encodes MEKTNIIITGMGAISAAGTNLTETLDTFQRGQVNKKPVFEHRMSTLSLALCAVEEALNKAELKKRIEDFRVGVCLGTTVASQLNDVDFYHSYRSSGKAPMDSVDRFLKGNLAQAVANTIGAKGPRVTVVNACSSGADAIGVALSWLRNGECDIAIAGGADELNRIPICGFGALGIVSESLCAPFDRDRKGLNLGEGAGILVLEREACACKRGNASGNAPRLYLAGYGASADAYHLTAPRPDGTGLEAAIQRALSEACISSQEVCFVNAHGTATRDNDKVEGMVLARVFGKDIKVLSTKGFTGHTLGGAGGLEAVFTGAALLEGWIPASAGFVNQDDEIPITPVREKTSIHGSFALSTSLAFGGNNAAIVIGRGA; translated from the coding sequence ATGGAGAAAACAAACATAATAATAACAGGCATGGGTGCGATTTCTGCTGCAGGTACAAATCTCACAGAAACACTGGATACATTTCAGCGCGGACAAGTAAATAAAAAACCAGTCTTTGAACACAGAATGAGCACTTTAAGTCTTGCTTTGTGCGCAGTAGAGGAAGCCCTAAATAAGGCAGAACTAAAAAAACGCATTGAGGATTTTCGTGTAGGAGTATGTCTTGGGACTACTGTGGCAAGCCAGTTAAATGATGTTGACTTCTATCATTCGTACAGGAGTTCGGGAAAAGCCCCGATGGATTCTGTCGACCGATTTTTAAAAGGAAACCTTGCCCAAGCTGTTGCAAATACTATAGGAGCAAAAGGTCCACGTGTTACTGTGGTTAATGCATGTTCTTCAGGCGCTGATGCGATTGGAGTAGCGTTATCCTGGTTAAGGAATGGAGAGTGTGATATCGCTATTGCCGGTGGCGCAGACGAATTGAACCGTATTCCTATATGCGGTTTTGGGGCACTTGGGATTGTCAGTGAATCATTATGCGCTCCATTTGACAGAGATCGTAAAGGATTAAACTTAGGGGAAGGTGCTGGAATTCTTGTGCTTGAGAGAGAAGCATGTGCTTGTAAGAGAGGCAATGCCTCGGGCAATGCCCCTAGATTGTATCTTGCTGGATACGGCGCTTCAGCAGACGCCTATCATCTTACTGCTCCAAGACCTGATGGTACAGGATTGGAAGCAGCGATTCAGAGAGCGCTTTCTGAAGCATGCATTAGTTCTCAAGAGGTCTGTTTTGTTAATGCTCACGGCACTGCAACCCGGGATAATGATAAAGTTGAGGGTATGGTTCTAGCAAGGGTTTTTGGTAAGGATATTAAGGTTCTTTCTACAAAGGGATTTACGGGGCATACACTTGGCGGCGCAGGAGGATTGGAAGCTGTTTTTACAGGTGCTGCGCTTCTGGAAGGATGGATACCTGCAAGCGCTGGTTTTGTAAATCAGGATGATGAAATACCTATAACGCCGGTTAGAGAGAAGACGAGCATACACGGATCTTTTGCCCTTTCTACGTCCCTTGCCTTTGGCGGCAACAATGCTGCGATTGTTATTGGGAGAGGAGCATGA
- a CDS encoding phosphopantetheine-binding protein, translated as MAEQKQKELKEIRNKLKKLLVSSLSLENVKPEDIKDDEVLFGEGLGLDSLDAVEIVVLLQRNFGLEIKDMDQGRKIFYSIDTLAQYIYENTAA; from the coding sequence ATGGCAGAGCAGAAACAAAAAGAATTGAAGGAAATACGAAACAAGTTAAAAAAACTGCTTGTAAGCAGCCTATCATTAGAGAATGTAAAACCTGAAGATATTAAAGATGACGAGGTTCTGTTTGGCGAAGGACTTGGACTGGATTCTTTAGATGCAGTAGAAATTGTTGTGCTATTGCAGCGGAATTTTGGGTTAGAAATCAAAGATATGGATCAGGGCAGAAAAATATTTTATTCAATCGACACTCTGGCACAATATATATACGAGAATACAGCAGCATAA
- a CDS encoding acyloxyacyl hydrolase yields the protein MNRTKMLFSDLVCAMKLICLILLFTVVAINVAFADTDQTDESWMLLSGYSTTHPGLGKTREHVETVDVILRYRRKLKDTGRDWYRGSHNFLIELPVSYLIKPDDGRIFGLNFLSSWTLKTSQRYMPYFFVGGGPVYTEANIPGMGANICGNYQAGLGLSYKTRKGRSFVLEYRFHHISNAGMKQPNVPLNSSKIIIGISFPF from the coding sequence ATGAACAGAACAAAGATGCTCTTCAGTGATTTGGTGTGCGCCATGAAATTAATCTGCCTGATACTGCTGTTCACAGTTGTTGCAATTAACGTTGCCTTTGCCGATACGGATCAAACTGATGAATCATGGATGTTGCTGAGCGGCTACAGTACCACGCATCCGGGACTCGGCAAAACTCGTGAACATGTTGAGACAGTGGATGTAATTCTGCGATATAGGCGAAAACTCAAAGATACTGGACGTGACTGGTACCGCGGAAGTCATAACTTCCTGATAGAACTACCTGTGTCTTATCTTATTAAGCCTGATGATGGCCGGATTTTTGGCTTGAACTTTCTTTCATCCTGGACGCTGAAGACATCGCAAAGATACATGCCATATTTCTTCGTGGGCGGCGGTCCTGTCTATACGGAAGCGAACATACCTGGCATGGGCGCCAATATCTGCGGGAATTATCAAGCGGGACTAGGACTTAGTTACAAGACCAGAAAAGGCCGTTCATTTGTGTTAGAATATAGATTTCATCACATATCTAACGCTGGCATGAAGCAACCCAACGTACCACTTAATTCAAGCAAAATCATTATCGGAATCAGTTTCCCATTCTAA
- a CDS encoding lysophospholipid acyltransferase family protein: MKKAKASRKIEAKKRGNALGFWFFRISLRFFGLRGAYGLLYIVCIYYVLFDQAAVCGALAYINRRFPSHGFVKRLRHVYRLFVSQGKQLIDRYAIVSGQEIFDIQLHGYEQLMSLIQNSPHGIILLTAHVGNWQVAMTALKKLEKTVYLVMRPEDNPAVQSSLRISREQNHIKIISPEQDLGGIVEIMNKLKEKHIVSIMGDRRYGFKAVEVSFLGEKAWFPYGGFTIAAAAGCPVVVLLSEKVSTYQYIVDVSNVLYPCYISEKDKHHQLQQWVQKFAALLEAYTHKHPYQYFLFRDVWEE; encoded by the coding sequence ATGAAAAAAGCTAAAGCATCTCGAAAAATTGAAGCAAAAAAAAGAGGGAATGCCCTTGGATTCTGGTTTTTTAGGATTTCTCTGCGCTTTTTTGGGTTAAGAGGAGCGTATGGATTATTATATATTGTCTGTATCTATTATGTGCTGTTTGACCAAGCAGCTGTTTGTGGAGCTTTGGCGTATATTAACAGAAGGTTTCCATCACATGGTTTTGTAAAAAGGCTGAGACACGTATATAGATTGTTTGTAAGTCAGGGAAAACAGCTTATTGATCGATACGCTATTGTTTCAGGGCAGGAAATATTTGATATCCAATTACATGGATATGAACAATTGATGTCCCTGATTCAGAATTCTCCTCATGGAATAATTTTACTAACTGCTCATGTTGGTAACTGGCAGGTCGCTATGACAGCATTAAAAAAACTGGAAAAAACGGTGTATCTTGTTATGCGTCCGGAAGATAACCCTGCAGTGCAAAGTTCACTGCGTATCAGCAGGGAACAGAACCATATCAAGATTATTTCTCCTGAACAAGATCTTGGTGGAATTGTTGAAATCATGAATAAATTAAAGGAAAAACATATTGTGTCCATTATGGGTGACCGCAGATATGGGTTTAAAGCCGTAGAAGTTTCATTTCTTGGAGAGAAAGCCTGGTTCCCATACGGCGGCTTTACAATTGCAGCAGCGGCAGGATGTCCGGTGGTTGTTCTATTGTCAGAGAAAGTATCTACTTATCAGTACATTGTTGATGTATCTAATGTGCTGTATCCATGCTATATTAGTGAAAAGGATAAACACCATCAACTACAGCAATGGGTTCAAAAATTTGCCGCGTTGCTTGAAGCATATACACACAAACACCCTTATCAATATTTTTTATTTCGTGATGTATGGGAAGAATGA